The DNA sequence aatTAATACTCTtgaggtgtttgtttttctgtttgtgcCTCTTTTtttgaagatttcacttcactttctgtccctgtgataattggattttgaaaaaaatggcttgttgggaaacacagactggtgaaaaagcttcagtgaagacaccttttccccatgatacttctttcaggagttaatttcctttCCGAGGGATAGATTAATCCCACTGtgtgttgtctcactcccatccttaattatgagtcatttgtaagtcagatgcttgtaactcagggactgcctgtatatatgtatagatatcATTTGTCCAGTGTGCAGAATACATGTTATTTAAAACTCAGCAGTAGAATCACTTCTTATATCCTTGTGCTTTTCACAGGGCAGTGTGCCTTTTGAACCCTCATATGTAGTGGGGCATGTGGCCTCAGCCCCCAAAGAACAAAACCTAACTACTTTGTTCAATGACGGGGAAAACAGTCAGGTATGGTTTTATGTGACATCTGAGCAGAGCAATATAATCTCCTTACACAATTTGATCTACAGACAGCTGAGAGGAAGAAAAATCACTTCTGACCATTGCTTTATGACATCTGTGGTCTTGATCTTTATTGTGAATGCTTAGCATAGTTATCATCTGCTGTATTTTATTTGCTTCCTCCCTGCTCCCCATTTTGATTTCTTGTCTGCAGCCTGTGTTGCATTGTTCCATGTGTAAAGACAAAAGTTATTCACAAACATTATCTTGTCTTCACTTTTGAAGGGTCTTAAAAATGACTTTGTTCGTAACATCTTGTGGACGTTTGAAGATATTCACATGTTGGTTGGTTCAAATATGCCTATATTTGGGGGAGGAAGATACCCTGCTGTGAGTCTACGTCTCAGGTGAATATCTAATTAAAGAAGGTGCAGCATATTTTATAAGGTGGACTAACTTGcctttttctttcatattttgtATCTAACATTATGATTCATCATGGTTCTTGTGCATTCAGGTAGTATTCATTGGGTTTGCGTGAGTGGGTAGTTCTTGGTTGACTCATGTTTTGGGAAAGCTGCTGACTTTTACATAAGAATTAGCACTTAAAGGAAATGAGCCTCTGTTTATTTAGCAAAGGGGATATTTATGTAATTATTAAATTAAATGTGTATACTACATGAATCATCAATGGATGCCAAATTTTTGTATATGTATAAAGCATCTTTGCAACAAAtctcaaaacatattttaaaaatgcaaaacacaGATGTAGGAAACCATTCTTTTTCAAGTGTCTTTTGTTGATTTTTGATGTGCTTTGTAGGTCAGGATCTAGAGAGTGTGTCATATACTGTATAATAGTTTGATCTTATGGATTTGGTTATCTTGTTCATTATCCTGGAATGACTCTACAACACTTCTGTTTGTAGGGATAATAACAAGCCAATCAATGTACTAACAGGCATTGACTATTGGTTGGACAACTTGATATGCAATGTGCCAGAGCTTGTAATGTGTTTCCATGTCAATGGAATTGTTCAGGTAAGTTCTGAATTGATCGCTTTCTTTGTTATTGGTCAGTACAATAGTCTATTGTGGTCATTGAGGCAGAGATTAAACGTCATTGAGCACATTGATGGCAGCCTTTCTGGGACACAATTTCTTTTGATATTACACATAAAATGATTGACTTATTAATGTTTGTTCATCGTATAAATATATTTGGACTGAGTAGTGCTACAAGAGTTACTATTGTACATGTCAATAATTCCAATGTTTGTGTATTTGATTCCTTGCTTTTCTTTTactgtatattctcgagtataagccaacccgaatataagatgaggcacctaattttactacaaaaaactgggaaaatgtattgactcaaatataagtcaagggtgggaaatgcagcagttactggtaaaattcaaaataaaaatggataccaatataatttaatggaggcatcagtagattacatgtttttgaatatttacataaaactgtaatttaagtaagactgtccaattctgattaaatcattattctaaccttcttcaatgtaaatttgcatatgtaaataataataataataataataatagagtaaaataatgaaaatgtaataatagtaataatagactaaaataataaatgtaataataatagagtaaaaaataaatgtaataaaaataaaagtagaataaaataatgtaaataataataaatagaataaaataataaatgtaacaacaacaacaacaacaacagagtaaaataataaataaacttgactcaaatataagccaaggggggctttttcagcataaaaaggggctgaaaattcagcttatattcaagtatacaCGAAACTTTCTATTAGATTTCTGAAAATCTAATTAGATAATTTAAAAACTCTTAAACAAATAAGAGTTATCATTTGCACTGCAGTACattttttcatttgtgaaatttattctgtttttttaCAGAAATACGAAATGATTAAAACAGAGGATATACCTAATTTGGAAAACTCCAACTTTTCTACCAAAGTAATAAAAGATATTGCTCAAAACATTTTGTCTTTTTTGAAATCTAACTGTACGAAAGAAGGACATACATATTGGCTATTTAAAGGTGAGTATTTGTGATTAAGAAAGGGTGACTTGTGTCTGCCCTAAAAACTTCATTGCTATACATCTGACAGTACAAGGGGTGTTTCTATCCTCAGCATATGACAGAGTCTTACTCTTTATACAATTTAGGTTCCTCCTACAACAGATTTGTATTCGCCTATACTAGGGATATCAGATTATGCTATTCAGCATATGTAAAATTCACACCAACATTTCTTACAGTAGAAACGTACTCCTCTCCCCTCCTACCACTGCAATTCTTCGAACCTGTACTTTTACCAAGAAGACTgataaacattttattttctttcagcaAGTGGAAGTGATATAGTAAAACTGTATGATCTGACCACTTTGTGTGAAGAAACAGAAGATAAATACCAAAATCCTTTTACAATGCCCGTTGCAATTCTTCTCTATAAGTAAGTATACCCTGCAGAATTTAGCAAATTGAAACAGGGAGTATCTGCATGATCATGTTGAATGTAAAAGTTTTTGATAAACTGTACAGTGATCCTAAGCAATGATACAGCACAGGAGGAGAGTATACTAGGCTTGTAATATCAACATAAGGAGTCTTATCCTCCCTGTTTCCCTGTGATGAGCTTGAGGAGAAGTCTTGCTTGGGCAGAAAAATATAGTGAAATGGGGTGCTATTGAGAATTGGggaattagaagagaccccaagggctattcagtccaactccctgccatacaggaaaaacacaatagaagcacccctgacagatggccacctggcTTTTGCTAAAAAGTCTCTAGGGGAGGAGGCTACGCCACACTGAGAGAGCATATTTCTTAGTATTTCGgtggaatatttttttccttcaatttgaatcaattgctctgtgtcctggttttcagagcagcagaaaacaagcttgcaccatagaatcatagtcggaagagacctcatgggctatgcagtccaaccccctgccaagaagcaggaaaatcacattcaaagcacccctgacagatggccatccagcctctgcttaaaagcctccaaagaaggagcctccaccacactccagggcagagagttctattgctgaacagctctcacagtgaggaagttcttcctaatgttcaggtggaatctcctttcctgtagtttaaagccattgttccgtatcctagtttctagggcagcagaaaataagcatcCTCCtcattgtgacatcctttcaaagaaGTTCTATTGTAAGTATGGCTAACAGTGGCCATTGTGAAAACAATCAGTGCTTATCTAACATGGTTAAAGCCTTACATTCAAGTAAAGCTACATTTATTAGAGGGGGGAGTATTATGTGAAATAGTTGACCTCAAAATGACAGTTTTTTGCATGCCAAGCTGTTCTAGTTTGTGATTCTTCTTATATGAAAAGTACATGTCACCATGGGTGGTTGTTTTTTCCCCACCCTCTGCATGATTAATTTGTTCATCAGTCCTGTTCATCAAAGAAACGAAATAAACGTCATACTTACCCATTTCATAGCTGTTTGTTAAGCTACGAGAGCTTGGAAGATTGATGTAACTTTTGAAATATATAGATTTAAATGTCTTTCAGTATTTTGAGTTGGAGAAGTGGGAATGGGAAAACAAGCTATTACATTAAGTGAAAATTATAACACTAAGATATCCATATAGTTTCATCCTATAATtctgtacagacagtccccgggttacagacaagataggttctttaagattgttcttaagttgaatttgtatgtaaattgggataggtacatttttaaagtgtaattccagccctATGCTaacgttttggatagcatagggaagagttaacatctCTGTGATATTCAccttgctgtctgtgtccctgttcagaagatttcacctcactttttgtccctgtgacaattggcttttgaaaattttgtcttgtggaaacaaggatttgttataaagcttcaatggagacaccttttccccatgataactcttacaggagtgaatttcctttcctaggggtagatttcatcTCATTTCCTATTGTCTCGCCCCCATTCTTAATGATgagtcagatgtctgtaactcggAAATTACCTGCATATCATATTGCCTATCTTTGCATTTGGAGTCATTTTTAGATACCTCATTAAAGACACATCTACACTTACTGTTTAAGTCGATTTCAAATCAGTATAGAAGGAAGTggctttgctgtgcagatgaaaCCGGTTTGAGACCCACATGGCGATTACATGAATCACGGAGCAGTGATGCTTATTTAGTTCCTTTCAtgagcttttgtgggagtttatcTTGTGGGAtagcttcaaactgtattaaatagtcagtgtaaatGGAGCCTATAGCATGGCCTAACATCTGTATTTCAATGCAATATCAGATTGGTAAATGCTTATTTGAGCCGAAAGGGTTTATAAAAGGCAACACTTGCTGCGTACACTACTTTAATTTGGATGCTGTTTTAAGCATGTGAGTTTACTTTTGTAGTACACAATAGAGAAATATTGACGGGGTAGAGATATGGAAGAGTTATCACATCCGATTTCCAAATTGTTTACACCAACAAGGACAGAAGTATGGAGAAACAGGTTTCCTAGATATTTTAGGTGGAACTTTTCATTTTCACCTGAAACTGAAAGCAGTTGGGTAAAAGAAGGATTATCTATAGCATTTTCAATTTTGCACAGCTTTTATTGGAAAGAGTAACTTGAATTGGTTCTGCCTTATCCCTATTTCAGAGCCCTTTGTTGCCACTGACAATAGGAATACCCAGCAAAATAGATGTCAGTAAAATAGATGTCTTTAGATGTTTTTTATTACAATGGACAGGATTTTGCACTGTCGCTTTTCATCTTCTTTTCCTTAGAGTTGCTTGCAATATGATGTTGAAGAAAAACCAAAACAGGAAACATTATGGTACTATCAGAACGTTACTCCTTAATTGTGTGAAGTTACTAGACAAAGGTAGACATCCGCAGGTAAGAAttacacggctcgggccctacctatctccgtgatcgcatctccccctatgagccagtgcggaccttgagatcttccggggaggctcttctcacgctcccaccaccgtctcaagtgcggctggtggggacgagggaacgagccttctcggcattGGCCCCCCggttctggaatgcactgccaaaagagatcaggcaatcccctacattatccaatttccgtaaggaactgaagacctggtggtgtcggcaggtttttgagtaattatattggactaccgccgatttctgagcctgaatacattgcacaagatttccctatcctaaaatgatacattttaatatattgggtgtatggttcccgtccccttgatctggtcatgtaagtgtgatttatcgttataattgtactattttaccttgtttaataatgtgtgttatgtcgttatgtaatgttgtgttgcttttatgactgtaaaccgccctgagtcccatccgggagatagggcggtatataaataaagtttattattattattattattattattattattattacacaatttTGTCATTCCTTAGTTATATCTAATGAGAAAGCATTGCTTGGGAGAAAAATATGAGTTAAATTAATTATGTAGTAAGAACTTAGTGCCAGTGTACCAATAATTTGGTACCAGGCCTTCTATGCCTGAGCATTTGGAAAATTCTTCACATATATCAATTTTCCTCTCTTGAGATGAGTTTGAATATAACAAACCTTAGCTTCCTGCAGCACTAAATCTTAGCTTTATGTACTCCCTCTTCCATGATCAAATGGATATGAGGACATTGGAAGCATATATATTACTTATATTTGAACTGGGAAATTAGTTTACTCTAATCCCGGAAAGATAAATTAGTGCTTCCAGCAGTTTCAGATTaagtttacagtgttccctcactacttcgcggttcactttttgtggattcgctgtttcgcggtttttcaataaactctaaaataatattatcataaaaaattacaatttacagcctaaggaagggagaaaggagaagccaaaggaagagaagaagagcacaagcggcaacgggagaaggaagcgatttattaacacacaattggttgataaaaacttaaaataatgtataactactattaaaataaagtataaatattaaaataaatatagtgcccctacttcacggattttcacttattgcaggtggtcctagaACATAactcccgcgataagtgagggaacactatacatcATACCTGACCATTTTGGTCATGCTGATCAAGCCTGATCAGAGTTAACAGCCATAAACATCAGAAGGTATCAGGttccctgctccctggattgaaCTATTCATGGGGAGTGGGGGAGTAGTCACAGGGAATACTCATTGATCCTAGCTTGTTTCATTAAATTGTAGTTTAGGCATAGTTTGTCTTTTTGATATTTACCAAACAAGGAAATTGTTGTTTCTCATTTCCTCCATGTGCTTGGATGGAAAGTTCTTAATCTAAAGGCCCATTCATATATCAACAAACCATCACTTTGTAAGAACATATTGTATATGCTCATACAGTACTAAAAGTTGTAAAAGAACAACTTTTGACATTATTATAGATAACTGATTCTGAATAAATCTCTGCTTTCTTTCTAATAAGATCATTGCTTCAGCAAACTACATGCTCTCAGAACTGTTCCAGCTAGATGAACCAAAAAAGGAAGAAGGTGGTGAGTTTCCTTTAAATGGTAACTCTGATGAAAGCTAcagtgaggaagaggaggaaatgcCAGATAGTGATGAAAATGGTTCCTATAGCACCAATTCAGATCCTCCTGATGACAACAAAGCAGTTGCTGTAATCAAATCTGTTGGAGAATTGTCAGTTCCTGAAAAATATAAATCCACTCATCAAATACGTGTAAGTGATGCCCAGTATTGTTACCAGTTCAGTTTAGTAGTGAGTTATATTTGTAGAGTAACAATACTGTTTAAATGAGCAATCCCTTTTTGTTAGCATCAGGGGAACTATTCTCTCTATAAGTGTGAAATGTGTAGAAATACCCGTATTTACTTGAGCCCAATTCACCATCGAATCTAAGgcacacctcaatttttaaaaccctgaaacccaaaaaagtatttaccatataaCACGAATCTAATGCGCACTCCAATTTTGAGAAGggaatttagtcaaaaaagtggacgttagattcaagtaaatatggttaTATCTTAAGTGAAACATTTTAGATTGTATTTCTACTAAAACTAGAGTGGTAAATATTAAGCAGTctattgttgtaaaacattactaGTTGTTTCTTAGATTAGATCAGTTGATGCTCTACTGTCACTTGCCCTGCTACTagacttttttttttggagtggAGTATTGGTTCTCTTCTTGGATAAATGCTTGTTTTTCCATCTTCTCAAAATATTTTGTAAATCAAGATATATAATTTTTCATGAGAGTTCTGTGGCAGAAATCTTCCACATTTCATTttagaattattattaattatagacCTTTTTTTGGTAAATGTCTGTTTGGTGTTtcattagacctttcaggaaagatattAAGAATGGCCTTTGGTCCTCATCATTCAAGTAAAGCAATGGGTTCTGTTGCATTTCTGCCATATTTTGTAATTTGAAGGACTTTATGGCCTTTCCTTATTAGTGAAAAGACTTTTTCTCATCTTTTCCCTGTGAAGTGCAGAGGAAGAATATATACATGCCAACAGGCCAGAAGGAGGAGCCACATCTTTCTGGGCTCCTTGTTTTTCAGTCTGGGCATTGTctatcaggcctgcacaacttggcaaTAGTAAGGAGCCAAAAATAGTCGaaacctctttctttctcccttactTTTGTTCTTCTTCCCCCTttgtcttccccttccttcccaagAGCTTAGATATTTGAGGAAAATCTTTGAGGAGCAGTGTGAAAGTGTGAGGAAAATAGTCAATGTCAAACATATGAATTGCTGGAGGACTCAGAAAAACATTTGAGGCTGCTATTTGGTGATTCTTTAAATGCTTTCCAAAGATATAGTCATGTTACAGGAAATAGAAACTCTGTCACaacataaaaagtaaaataaataaataacaagatgCACTTATTCAGTGTATCTAAAGAAGTGGATTTAATATCTAATAGAACTCATGTTGAAATTAGTTTTTGAGGTGTTGCTAGATGTCTTTTCCCCCCCAACTATATTTTTCCATTAAATGCTTTTGGTCATTAGCTTAGTATTCTTGGGCTATTATGACGCTAATAGCCTTGACCCATACCATCTTTTTAAGTTTAATTTTACTGAGAACAGAAgtgtgttttttatttgctttcaatgAAAATAGCTTGCATAGTTTCCCATTAATTCAATGAGGTATCTTTTTATCTTTCCTGTAAAGCCCAGCTGTGCATTTCCAGTTTGTCATGACACTGAGGAACGGTGCAGGCTAGTACTGAACTATGTTCTTGAGGTAAGTTTTCAAGCTAATTCTTTGCAGTGCTGTGACTTCTCAAAAATGATGTTGTCCTGTTACCCCCTTTAGAGTGGAAATAATGACAAGGCTTTTATTTTCTTAAATAGGGTTTGAAATCAGTGGACAGTAGCATCAAAAAAGAAGGTGATCTCCCTGCAGCAGACCCTAATACTCCTATTCCATTGAAATATGAAGATGAATCAACAGGAGTTGGTCCTGAATGTCTTGAAAAACAGATGGCATTGTTTTTAGACAAAAGTAAGTTTGTCTTCATACCGCCTTATGGTTTTCTGTAGCTGGTAAAATTAATGGACAAGTAAACTTAAGTGCTAGTTAGTTTTTCTAAAGGCTTTAGTTTCTGTAGTTAAACAAGTGTtgatggttgttgttttttgaatTTTGGTTTTTGATACAGAATCCTGTTGATGTACAATTCTGATACGTAAGTAGGGATGACAGGATGAGAGACATTGTGGCTGTTAAAGCAGTGAAGAATTGAGAAACTGACTACCGAGAGCCAATCTGATTTCATCTGGCTTCCTTCACTACTAATGCCTGACTCTAGAGAAAGTTCAGCCATTAGCATAGTGCACCAACAGTATTTTGGTCTGGTTGTTTTCTGGCTGTGTTATAATATATATTGCTACTAAAGTATTTTAAGAATTAAATTATTGTTTCGGTTTACGATGATAGAATGCTTTGGCTTGTTGAGGAAATTCCTCTCTGAGATACAATCAACTTTTGTGTTTTCAGAAATGTTGCTTTGGCAGCGTATAAATTGTTGGGAGAATCAGTCTGACATCTCCATCTTGAGTTTGATACTCAGCCTAACCGCTGATCTCATGGCCAGAGCATTTGGCATAATTTTGGACTCTGTTGTGTCTTTTGCTTTGACTATGTTTTTCTACTTCCTAGCCTGATGGAAAATTCTGGAGAATTTGAATGTTTGCTTGCTTTTGGGGTAATTCTCTAATTGTGGCATGTTTTTCGCTCATGGACCAACATGACCAGCAATTGTTTTTTCAtccaaaatgtattttatgaGTTTGTTATTTTCAATAAATGGAAGCATCATAGAAGAACAGAGTAGTTTTATTTGAGTGAGCACCAATATATTCCTGTGATTGAATTAATACAATGTGAACCAGTAGTGCTCTAACATTATGAcaaattaaatgttttatttttgaaatacagtGGGCTCATTTCAGGAAGTTAAGAATTCAAGTCAGTCAGGGATGATTCCCGGATCCTGGCAGTACAAAATGAAACTTCAGCTGATTTTGAAATCCTCAAAGGCTTACTATGTCCTCTCTGATGCTGCTGTGAGTCTTCAGAAATATGGGAGAGCATTACGATACATAAAACTAGCTTTACAATGCCATGGTAAGTTGGAATATTTTTTACTGTCTCTGgagcactgtttcttaaactatGAGGCCCAACCCCAAATGCTGTCCAGTGTTGGGGTCACGAAAAGAAATTCTGAACGTCACCtcatggctgttttagacatcgACACAAATATGTTAGCAGCGTTTAAagtagactctgcagaagatgctacgtctgtacttcataaaaaggaaaatcaatctGTTTAGCAAGGCTTGCAAATTCTGATTTGTTATCACTAATCGGttgttatacctattttatatatctactagcttaggtacccagcgatgcctgggttaggtcttttgtaatgataaacattagaaatagacattgtttgttttgggggtttATAAATAGTTCCATTAGAAAATGTGTAACGATgtggataaactacaactcccatcattctgagTCTATTCTCCCAAACACTGTAAGTATTCAAAGTTTGCCatgttgggtatgcatgccaggtTTGCTACAGATTCATCATCTCCTTTACAATGctgtctggatgtgggtgaactataactcatgaaattcaaggtccattccccccaaactgcaccaacATTCAAAGTTgggcattttgggtctgtgtgccaaatgtgctCCAGATCCATTGtactttgggttcacagtgctctctggatgtaagtgaactatcccctccaaaccccaccagcATTTAAAGTcagtcatgttgggtatgtgtgccaagtttgatccggATTCATCATCAGTTGGGTGCACAGCgttctctggatgtaagtgaactgtaactcccaaccTTTAAGATCAAATGTCTGAGACTTCCAAATTGTTGAAAATTCATACACCATATCTTACTGGATATTAAGTTTGCCTTACTATATCCAGATGGATGTTTTCTCTGAATTAAAAAACTAAGAATGACCTGAGTAAACAGCAGTTTAGAAGTAAACTATTGCTTTAGCCATTAGAAAATAATTTGGAAGCAGAGGCCTTCTCTATACTTAAAACTTAAGTTATTAAGTTTAGAGCCATgcaagcagttcgaaaataacAACATGGTATGAATTGATTAGACACAATCCTTGTTTGTGTGGCTTCATACCCAAATGCGTTCTGCCGCCCAGTGTTCACCATTTTCGTGTCTTTCTTTTCCCCCCAACCAGATACTTATTGCTGCCTCTGCACGAACATGCTTTCTGAAGTACTCCTGTTTCTTTGTCAGAGTTTGACTCTTTGTGGCGATATCCAACTAATGCTGGCCCAGAATGCAAGTAATAGAGCTGCATATCTTGAAGAGTATAATTATCAGACAAAGGAAGATCAGGAGATCCTGCATAGCCTGCATAGAGAGTCCGGCTGCCAAGGTAATAATGAGCAAGCATTTGGATGAGAGCCTCAGAGAATTTCTGACACATAATAGCAACGTGGCAAGAACATCTAGCTAATGTGCCTGGATTTTCTCTTCTAGTATTTTCCTGGGCTACGGATTTGTCTACCGATCTGGAATGCCAACTTTCAATTAGCTGCAAGTGCTATGAAGCAGCTAATGAAATCCTACTTTTTAGTAATTTAAGAGGGATGAATCCAGAGCAATATATGCAAGTAGTGAAGAGAATGGGCAACATCCAAAATGAAATTGGAGTATTTTACATGAACCAAGCTGCTGCTTTACAGAGTGAAAGAGTGGGCAAGTATATGCTTTTCAATCAAGAGCTAATTTTCAAGTGAAGGACAATAGATCATATAACTGGGGAAAAATCTGATGCTTATCTAATCCATGGTtatttatagtaaaaaaaaacccaaacaaactgTTTTTGGACACTGCTGTATATCGTCTATAGTTAATTGATATAAAAGTCCTGAAACAGCTTCTTTCACATGGCTCTATTACAGACTCAGTACAAATGCTGCCAAGTGTAATAAATGTTTGTGGGAATCGCTTGTGGGAATTTTCTTTTTCCACTGGCACTTGTCTTGAATGTTGAGGTGTTTTCAAATCATGATTTAAGCTAGAAGTATTGGTAGTGATAAAAATGACTAATGTTAGTGCTGTTACAATCCGTGAATTTCTATAAAGAGGTTGAGGGAGAGGTTTTCACTTGAAAAGTACAGGATATTGAGAAGGAAGTACCCTTACCCACATCCCTGTGCAGTCACTTCACCATAAAAGGCAGCCTGCATGACATCTGCTGTGAACTGTACACTTGCTTGCCAGTAGCATTcgtgaaaaaaaattaatatttttaaaagattggtaaAAACATGAAAGTAGATTAATAATGGTGAGTTGCAGGTTTGATCAGTTTCATAGAAAATAATGGATGGGCAACATGCAGCTCAGTGTGGCACCCTTTATCTTTCTAGTTTCCCGAAATCTTTTGTTGCCACTGCAGTGTTCACTTTAAGGTGTTTCCCTCCCAAACAAGGTGTCTACTCTCAACATGCTGTACTTACACATTGACTCTACTTGTAAACCAGATGAACAGATTATTTGGGGCCAGGAGCACTCAAGTAGCACACAGAACATACTTTTGGGTGGCCTTCTTTATGAATTTTGTAAAATTAAATTAACAACTATGGCCCCTTTTACgccgccatataatccatattatccatGCTGATAATccacaggattatatgagtctatactgccatataatccagttcaaagcagattatctgaatTTTttgtggcagtatagaaggggccaatGTCCAACAAAAAGTTCATGATGGAGGCCTCCAGAAAAACACATTTTAGCAATTGTTTTATGTATATTTTGGTTTTGATGTTTATCTAGAGTTTTTTTCCTTAAATTCTTGAATAGCTTTTAGCCAGTTGGGCAGTACAGTATATAGTCTTAGTATTTTCGATTGAACTAAACAGGCCCCTTTTCGTTTGCTCTGAACTAGAGAACAAAACAGTATCTGCAGCAGAGCAGCAACTTTGGAGGAAGAGCTTCTCCTTTTTTGAAAAAGGAATTCAAAATTTTGAATCCATTGATGATGCAACCAACTCTGCTCTGCTTCTTTGCAACATGGGAAGACTAATGAGGATTTGTGCTCATGCTCATTGCGCTGCTGGGGGAGATTTTAAAAGAGAATTTTCCCCTGAAGAGGCTCTTTATTACAATAAGGTAAATAACTTCCACTGGGCATGCATTTAAACCAATTACAATTCTTAGATAGAATTAATTGTCAGCTGAATTTTTCTACCAAAGCATATGTTTGCATGTAGTATATAATTATTTGTATGACTCATAtgttcagattttaaaataaatatttatcccATATTTTATTCAGGTTATATATCAATCTGTATATCTAGATata is a window from the Anolis carolinensis isolate JA03-04 chromosome 3, rAnoCar3.1.pri, whole genome shotgun sequence genome containing:
- the edrf1 gene encoding erythroid differentiation-related factor 1 isoform X2 yields the protein MGDSREAGGEAGAGASPSPLKGEPEEPKQGSVLFLGGNEVKSRAVVKYSSAPPQAAFARLQEKTDLKLPPANWLRESAKLGAAGATILGNSKKSKPFSSFGMAYDFIDSIGNDVDVVSDSENIKKLLKIPYSKSHVSMAVHRIGRTLLLDDLDIQELFMRSSQTGDWTWLKEFYQRLIDQKWQRKKKSKEHWYQKAILSKFLYYSINGDEAAQPVPTSEEQHQEETTEDETDEAGRVSWPAPFEMPSSLSEDASTSNQGLKNDFVRNILWTFEDIHMLVGSNMPIFGGGRYPAVSLRLRDNNKPINVLTGIDYWLDNLICNVPELVMCFHVNGIVQKYEMIKTEDIPNLENSNFSTKVIKDIAQNILSFLKSNCTKEGHTYWLFKASGSDIVKLYDLTTLCEETEDKYQNPFTMPVAILLYKVACNMMLKKNQNRKHYGTIRTLLLNCVKLLDKGRHPQIIASANYMLSELFQLDEPKKEEGGEFPLNGNSDESYSEEEEEMPDSDENGSYSTNSDPPDDNKAVAVIKSVGELSVPEKYKSTHQIRPSCAFPVCHDTEERCRLVLNYVLEGLKSVDSSIKKEGDLPAADPNTPIPLKYEDESTGVGPECLEKQMALFLDKMGSFQEVKNSSQSGMIPGSWQYKMKLQLILKSSKAYYVLSDAAVSLQKYGRALRYIKLALQCHDTYCCLCTNMLSEVLLFLCQSLTLCGDIQLMLAQNASNRAAYLEEYNYQTKEDQEILHSLHRESGCQVFSWATDLSTDLECQLSISCKCYEAANEILLFSNLRGMNPEQYMQVVKRMGNIQNEIGVFYMNQAAALQSERVENKTVSAAEQQLWRKSFSFFEKGIQNFESIDDATNSALLLCNMGRLMRICAHAHCAAGGDFKREFSPEEALYYNKAIDYYLKALRSLGKREIHAAVWDSVNWELSTTYFTMATLLQDYAPLSRKAQEQIEKEVSESMMKSLKYCDVDTVSARQPLCQYRAATVHHRLASMYHSCLRNQVGDEHQRKQHRVLVDLHYSKAVKFFQLLKDAPCELLRVQLERVAFAEFQMASQNSTVGKLKTLSGALDIMIQTQSVFQLIRKELAAEHEQRLEDDKNKLERMPVEDSSTCLNKEEVLKLLGIFESRLSFLLLQSIKLLTSTKKKAGANSEEDENLKTNKYVYSLLLRSATKKNLTLLERTETILNLLQHLTQDNEGHALGDQ